The proteins below come from a single Erythrobacter sp. SG61-1L genomic window:
- the rplE gene encoding 50S ribosomal protein L5, which produces MADNYTPRLKQSYEDQIVKAMTEKFGYKNRLEVPKLEKITLNMGVGEASQDKKKVQTAAEEMELIAGQKPVITKAKKSIAQFKLREGMPIGCKVTLRRERMYEFLDRLVTIAMPRIRDFRGLNPKSFDGRGNYAMGVKEQIIFPEISYDKIDKVRGMDIIVTTTAKTDEEARELLRLFGFPFPASQEQKEAA; this is translated from the coding sequence GTGGCTGACAATTACACCCCTCGCCTCAAGCAGAGCTATGAGGACCAGATCGTCAAGGCGATGACCGAAAAGTTCGGTTACAAGAACCGCCTTGAAGTTCCGAAGCTGGAAAAGATCACGCTCAACATGGGCGTTGGCGAAGCCAGCCAGGACAAGAAGAAGGTCCAGACGGCCGCCGAGGAAATGGAACTGATCGCCGGCCAGAAGCCCGTGATCACCAAGGCGAAGAAGTCGATCGCACAGTTCAAGCTGCGCGAAGGCATGCCGATCGGTTGCAAGGTTACCCTGCGCCGCGAACGCATGTACGAATTCCTCGATCGCCTCGTGACGATCGCGATGCCCCGCATCCGCGACTTCCGTGGTCTCAACCCGAAGAGCTTCGACGGCCGTGGCAATTACGCCATGGGCGTGAAGGAGCAGATCATCTTCCCTGAGATCAGCTACGACAAGATCGACAAGGTGCGTGGTATGGACATCATCGTCACCACCACTGCCAAGACCGACGAGGAAGCCCGCGAGCTTCTGCGTCTTTTCGGTTTCCCGTTCCCTGCCTCGCAGGAACAGAAGGAAGCGGCGTGA
- the rplX gene encoding 50S ribosomal protein L24 — MSAAKIKKGDTVVVRSGKDKGRTGTVLKVLPQDGKVVVQGINVAARHRKASQANPQGGIDRFEAPLAVSKVALADPKSGQATRVRFEERDGKKVRVAVKSGEVISG, encoded by the coding sequence ATGTCTGCCGCGAAGATCAAGAAGGGCGACACCGTCGTTGTCCGTTCGGGCAAGGACAAGGGCCGCACCGGCACCGTGCTGAAGGTGCTTCCGCAGGACGGCAAGGTCGTGGTGCAGGGCATTAATGTCGCTGCCCGTCACCGCAAGGCGTCGCAGGCGAACCCGCAGGGCGGCATCGACCGCTTCGAAGCGCCGCTCGCCGTTTCCAAGGTTGCTCTGGCAGACCCCAAGTCCGGCCAGGCAACGCGCGTCCGCTTTGAAGAGCGTGACGGCAAGAAGGTCCGTGTGGCCGTGAAGTCCGGGGAGGTCATCAGTGGCTGA
- the rplN gene encoding 50S ribosomal protein L14, which yields MIQMQSNLDVADNSGAKRVQCIKVLGGSKRRTAGVGDVIVVSIKEAQPRARVKKGDVHRAVIVRTKKDVRRPDGSVIRFDTNAAVLVNKNEEPIGTRIFGPVVRELRGKGFMKIISLAPEVL from the coding sequence ATGATCCAGATGCAATCCAACCTCGACGTCGCGGATAACAGCGGCGCGAAGCGCGTCCAGTGCATCAAGGTGCTGGGCGGCTCCAAGCGCCGTACCGCTGGCGTTGGCGACGTGATCGTCGTCTCCATCAAGGAGGCGCAGCCGCGTGCCCGCGTGAAGAAGGGTGACGTTCACCGCGCCGTTATCGTGCGCACCAAGAAGGACGTTCGTCGTCCCGACGGCAGCGTGATCCGCTTCGACACGAATGCGGCCGTTCTCGTGAACAAGAACGAGGAGCCCATCGGCACTCGTATCTTCGGCCCCGTGGTGCGCGAACTGCGCGGCAAGGGCTTCATGAAGATCATCTCGCTCGCGCCGGAGGTGCTGTAA